In Trifolium pratense cultivar HEN17-A07 linkage group LG7, ARS_RC_1.1, whole genome shotgun sequence, a genomic segment contains:
- the LOC123896027 gene encoding uncharacterized protein LOC123896027 — protein sequence MANNARPLRDYAVPSEEEPHSSIAPPNIEARNFELKPALLQIVQQNQFSGSPTEDPNLHLSVFVQYADTIKANGVEPEAIRLRLFPFSLRDRARAWLQALPSNSITTWNELKKQFLARYFPPSKTAMLRAQINGFRQKEGESLFEAWERYKDMMRLCPHHGLEQWLIIHTFYNGLLYNTRLTIDAAAGGALMDKPYQEATQLIENMAQNHYQWGSERAAIEKSQTKGGMYEVSGIDHVNAKIEALSQKIERLTLSPTATIAAVQPNCELCGVPGHITSECQLLAGLDQAKYVQGNPFSNTYNPGWKNHPSLSYKNNNALFAPSTPPGFQNQIGAPVAPVAPQKSNFELMMENFVLAQTQQNKEFMNQNIHTNELIKQLANKIDSISTHNKMLETQISQVAQQQAATAAPAGTLLGQPQPNLKGHVNAITLRSGTELEDPVAKRVRARDLGKIVEKDSKSVTDKDTEREPIAVEDGQTSQAKEVIENDQEKPYVPPPPYKPPIPYPQRLAKSKNPGQFEKFIEMLKRLHIDIPFIEAITQIPSYAKFLKEILSNKRKIEDIGQVECNAISENKLAPKLEDPGNFSIPCVVGRYVIDKALCDLGASVSLMPLSICKRLGLGEFKPTKMSLQLADRSIKYPLGILENVPVRIGQLFIPTDFVIMDIREDVDIPILLGRPFLATVGAIINVKKGKLTFEVGDEKIEFILSQFMKGPTFKNSCCRLDIVEGHIDKTTSEQVPPDILKSHPVNDIFQNTKHKEGEDYENVLGGFPDTHDQIFKECQMLAHVKIHTVEKKLPPPLTRKKAKGKAPIRWLDVFKWISKNVEYSVKDISLKEAPS from the coding sequence ATGGCTAACAACGCACGTCCTCTTAGGGACTATGCCGTTCCTTCCGAAGAAGAACCGCATTCGAGCATCGCGCCCCCTAACATCGAAGCAAGGAACTTCGAATTGAAACCCGCGCTTTTGCAAATCGTGCAACAAAACCAATTCTCTGGTTCGCCCACGGAGGATCCGAACCTCCACCTCTCGGTGTTTGTGCAATATGCAGACACAATAAAAGCCAATGGTGTTGAACCCGAAGCAATACGACTCCGTCTTTTCCCGTTCTCTTTAAGAGACAGAGCTAGAGCTTGGCTTCAAGCTCTACCTTCGAACTCCATCACTACATGGAACGAACTGAAGAAACAGTTCTTGGCCAGATATTTCCCGCCAAGTAAGACAGCTATGTTAAGAGCCCAAATCAACGGATTTAGGCAAAAAGAAGGAGAATCACTCTTCGAAGCTTGGGAAAGATACAAGGATATGATGAGACTCTGTCCACACCACGGTTTAGAACAATGGCTTATTATCCATACCTTCTACAATGGGCTGCTATATAACACTAGACTTACCATAGATGCAGCCGCCGGCGGAGCACTGATGGATAAACCTTACCAAGAAGCCACCCAGCTTATAGAAAACATGGCCCAAAACCATTATCAATGGGGAAGCGAACGCGCTGCCATAGAAAAATCCCAAACGAAAGGCGGTATGTACGAAGTAAGCGGCATAGACCATGTCAATGCCAAAATAGAAGCCCTTTCTCAAAAGATAGAGCGTTTAACTTTATCTCCCACTGCTACCATAGCCGCAGTACAACCGAACTGCGAATTATGTGGAGTTCCTGGACACATAACCTCTGAATGTCAATTACTGGCCGGACTCGACCAAGCAAAATATGTGCAAGGAAACCCATTCTCCAACACATACAACCCTGGGTGGAAAAATCATCCAAGCCTCTCCTATAAGAATAATAATGCTTTATTTGCGCCTAGTACTCCACCAGGCTTCCAAAACCAAATAGGAGCCCCTGTTGCTCCCGTTGCCCCTCAAAAGTCAAACTTTGAACTTATGATGGAGAATTTTGTCCTAGCTCAGACTCAACAAAATAAGGAATTCATGAACCAAAATATTCACACCAATGAGTTGATTAAGCAATTAGCTAACAAAATCGATTCCATTTCCACTCATAATAAGATGTTAGAAACTCAGATTTCTCAAGTAGCTCAACAACAGGCAGCTACAGCTGCCCCAGCCGGAACACTACTCGGCCAACCGCAACCAAATCTCAAGGGCCACGTTAATGCTATAACGCTGCGAAGCGGAACAGAGTTAGAAGATCCCGTTGCTAAAAGGGTTAGAGCGAGAGACTTAGGGAAAATTGTAGAGAAAGACTCAAAGAGTGTAACTGACAAGGACACTGAGAGAGAACCGATAGCAGTGGAGGATGGACAAACATCGCAGGCCAAAGAGGTGATTGAGAATGATCAAGAAAAACCATATGTACCCCCTCCTCCTTACAAACCTCCTATCCCATATCCTCAAAGACTTGCCAAATCTAAGAATCCAGGGCAGTTTGAGAAATTTATCGAGATGCTCAAAAGGCTTCATATTGACATACCCTTCATTGAGGCTATAACCCAAATACCTTCCTATGCcaaattcttaaaagaaattcTTTCAAACAAGCGAAAGATTGAAGACATTGGGCAAGTTGAATGCAATGCGATCAGTGAAAACAAGCTAGCCCCAAAACTCGAGGACCCAGGAAACTTTTCTATTCCTTGCGTTGTTGGTAGATATGTCATAGATAAAGCCCTTTGTGATTTAGGAGCAAGTGTAAGTTTGATGCCTCTATCTATCTGCAAGAGGCTCGGACTTGGAGAGTTTAAACCTACTAAGATGTCCTTACAGTTGGCTGACAGATCTATCAAATACCCATTAGGAATACTGGAAAATGTTCCAGTAAGGATCGGCCAACTGTTTATCCCTACTGATTTTGTGATCATGGACATCAGGGAAGACGTTGATATTCCCATTCTGTTAGGTAGACCTTTCTTAGCTACTGTAGGCGCTATAATAAATGTAAAGAAAGGGAAGCTTACCTTTGAGGTTGGGGATGAGAAAATCGAGTTCATACTATCTCAATTCATGAAAGGCCCCACCTTTAAGAATTCTTGTTGTAGACTCGACATAGTTGAAGGACATATCGATAAAACCACCTCTGAACAAGTCCCTCCCGACATACTAAAATCCCACCCAGTAAATGATATCTTCCAGAATACGAAACACAAAGAGGGTGAGGATTATGAGAATGTGCTAGGTGGATTTCCTGATACTCATGACCAGATTTTTAAAGAATGCCAAATGCTGGCACATGTGAAGATTCACACAGTGGAGAAGAAACTCCCACCTCCTCTCACCAGAAAGAAAGCAAAAGGGAAAGCACCTATTAGATGGTTGGATGTGTTCAAATGGATCTCTAAGAATGTTGAGTACAGTGTTAAGGATATCAGTCTGAAAGAGGCGCCCTCTTGA